One Campylobacter sp. RM16192 genomic region harbors:
- the truB gene encoding tRNA pseudouridine(55) synthase TruB: MNALFVANKPIAISSNHFLNRIKRKYPTKKAGFSGTLDPFASGCLIIALGNYTKLFNYISKSPKIYEATMWIGAKSESGDNENISEIEILNPLDLKTIELAKNSLLGKISYTPPKFSAKNIDGTRAYKLARAGVEFELKKEEMEIFSCEIMHYRHPFLTFKISVDEGSYIRSYAQILAKKLGVNATLSSLKRLSEGKFKFENEKFLNPLDFIDLKTNEYLGDLKDIEFGKKLEYTSFKKYEDGIYLIKFDKFFSIIEIKDQTVSYRLNKVELC; this comes from the coding sequence ATGAACGCTCTATTTGTAGCGAATAAACCGATCGCAATCAGCTCAAATCACTTTCTAAATCGTATCAAAAGAAAATATCCAACTAAAAAAGCAGGCTTTTCAGGCACTTTAGATCCTTTTGCCAGCGGTTGCCTGATAATAGCTCTTGGTAACTATACAAAGCTGTTTAATTACATCAGCAAATCTCCTAAAATTTATGAAGCCACGATGTGGATAGGGGCAAAAAGCGAGAGCGGGGACAATGAAAATATAAGCGAAATTGAAATTTTAAATCCTCTTGATTTAAAAACAATTGAGCTTGCTAAAAATTCCTTGCTTGGTAAAATAAGCTATACTCCGCCAAAATTTAGCGCAAAAAACATAGACGGAACAAGAGCTTACAAGCTAGCTAGAGCGGGAGTTGAATTCGAGCTTAAAAAAGAAGAAATGGAAATTTTTAGCTGCGAAATAATGCACTACCGTCATCCGTTTTTAACATTTAAAATTAGCGTAGATGAGGGATCATACATAAGGTCATACGCTCAAATTTTAGCCAAAAAACTGGGAGTAAATGCGACTCTTAGTTCGTTAAAAAGATTAAGCGAAGGCAAATTTAAATTTGAAAATGAAAAGTTTTTAAATCCGCTTGATTTTATAGATCTAAAAACTAATGAGTATTTGGGCGATTTAAAAGATATCGAATTTGGTAAAAAACTTGAATATACAAGTTTTAAAAAGTATGAAGATGGAATATATTTAATAAAATTTGATAAATTTTTTAGTATTATTGAGATAAAAGATCAAACGGTTTCGTACCGATTAAATAAGGT
- a CDS encoding ATP-dependent helicase, with protein MRDILDSLNEEQKKAATHLDGAMLILAGAGSGKTKTITTRLAYLISEVGIDPSSTLTLTFTNKAANEMRTRAINMLSENNKNFTPLLCTFHKFGLLFLKFYIDRLSRKNSFVIIDTDDKKRILKSFESSIATPILSSEISNFKNSLLSVEDVISSTNLFGNNEKHKDGYYTKIANIYKQYEEYLSANNLVDFDDLLSLTYKILDKNEGLADEISQRYRYIMVDEYQDTNDLQYKLLKKLCKTHENICVVGDDDQSIYGWRGAKIENILNFKNQFKDTKIIRLEHNYRSTNSILKAANELIDHNRNRLGKKLIGTKDGGEDIVFMESVDETMESGKIAKSIKELLAKGVDASQIAILYRINALSRSLEEGLNKEKIPYKMVGGVKFYERAEVKDVISYLRLVANENDDFSLKRIINRPKRGLGKVSITKIEKIAYENKISLFESISTLDEKDEAFSKKTISALNDFTSGIKELKECGSLYELIDKLESKFGIKKYYESLPDGAERVANIDEFYAMIKDQIKQNPEFELEEFLNELALASEQDAISDKAISIMSIHASKGLEFDHLFVIGLEEGFFPLIGDGSDIEEERRLAYVAITRAKKTLVLSYVNSRFYKGQRTRLERSRFLSEAGICTGSLIIQPQTTSEYKKGDLVKHKIFGIGRVTGVSKIKKDLKLTINFGGIERDIMSNFVEKVV; from the coding sequence ATGCGAGATATCCTAGATAGTTTAAACGAAGAACAAAAAAAAGCCGCTACTCATTTAGATGGGGCAATGCTGATTTTAGCTGGTGCCGGAAGCGGAAAGACAAAGACAATAACTACAAGACTTGCCTATCTTATTAGTGAGGTTGGCATAGATCCTTCTAGTACACTTACTCTTACTTTTACAAATAAAGCCGCTAATGAAATGCGAACCAGAGCCATTAATATGCTATCTGAAAATAACAAAAATTTTACTCCACTGCTCTGCACTTTTCATAAATTTGGACTTTTGTTTTTAAAATTTTATATAGATAGACTCTCTCGTAAAAACAGCTTTGTCATAATCGACACCGATGATAAAAAAAGAATACTAAAAAGCTTTGAAAGCTCAATCGCTACGCCAATACTATCAAGTGAAATATCAAATTTCAAAAACTCCCTTTTAAGCGTAGAAGATGTTATCTCGAGCACCAATTTATTTGGCAATAACGAAAAACACAAAGATGGTTATTACACTAAAATAGCAAACATATACAAACAGTATGAAGAGTATTTAAGCGCAAATAATTTAGTGGATTTTGACGACCTCCTATCTCTGACTTATAAAATTTTGGATAAAAACGAAGGACTGGCAGATGAAATTTCACAAAGATATCGCTATATAATGGTAGATGAGTATCAAGACACCAATGATTTGCAATATAAACTCCTTAAAAAGCTTTGCAAAACCCATGAAAATATCTGCGTAGTAGGTGATGATGATCAGAGTATATATGGCTGGAGAGGCGCAAAGATAGAAAATATCTTAAATTTTAAAAATCAATTTAAAGATACAAAAATAATCAGACTGGAGCATAATTATCGCTCGACAAATTCTATCCTCAAAGCCGCAAATGAGCTGATAGATCACAATAGAAACCGCCTAGGCAAAAAGCTAATAGGCACCAAAGACGGCGGTGAGGATATAGTATTTATGGAGTCAGTTGACGAAACTATGGAGTCTGGCAAGATAGCAAAAAGCATCAAAGAGCTACTTGCAAAAGGCGTAGATGCAAGCCAAATAGCCATATTATACCGTATAAACGCACTCTCTCGCTCCCTTGAAGAGGGTCTTAATAAGGAAAAAATACCGTATAAGATGGTTGGCGGTGTAAAATTTTATGAAAGAGCGGAAGTAAAAGATGTTATTAGCTATCTTAGGCTAGTCGCCAACGAAAACGATGACTTTTCGTTAAAACGCATAATAAACCGTCCAAAACGCGGTCTTGGTAAAGTAAGCATAACCAAGATCGAGAAGATAGCTTATGAAAATAAAATTTCTCTATTTGAGTCAATATCTACTCTGGATGAAAAAGATGAAGCCTTTAGCAAAAAAACAATATCTGCTCTAAACGATTTTACAAGCGGTATAAAAGAGCTAAAGGAATGCGGCTCTTTATATGAACTAATTGATAAGCTAGAGTCTAAATTCGGTATTAAAAAATATTACGAGAGTCTTCCTGACGGTGCTGAAAGAGTAGCAAATATCGATGAATTTTACGCGATGATCAAAGATCAAATCAAGCAAAATCCGGAATTTGAACTAGAAGAGTTCTTAAACGAACTTGCTTTAGCCAGCGAACAAGACGCCATAAGCGATAAGGCTATCTCTATAATGAGTATTCACGCAAGCAAAGGGCTTGAATTTGATCATCTTTTTGTAATCGGGCTTGAAGAGGGATTTTTCCCGCTAATAGGAGACGGAAGCGATATAGAAGAGGAGAGAAGATTGGCTTACGTGGCAATAACAAGGGCTAAAAAAACTCTTGTTCTAAGCTACGTAAATTCAAGATTTTATAAAGGACAAAGAACAAGACTTGAAAGAAGCAGATTTTTAAGCGAGGCCGGAATATGCACGGGAAGCCTAATAATCCAACCTCAAACTACAAGCGAATACAAAAAAGGTGATTTGGTAAAACATAAGATATTTGGCATAGGACGAGTTACGGGCGTAAGTAAAATCAAAAAAGATCTAAAGCTAACTATAAATTTTGGCGGTATAGAGCGCGATATAATGTCAAATTTTGTAGAAAAAGTCGTATGA
- a CDS encoding LysR family transcriptional regulator, with protein sequence MINDFSKIYTFMEIVKERSFSKASKTLGISQPAVTLQIKKLEEILQATLIMRKKNGIILTREGEKFYKLCLRFESAMFRFKDEISHIKNDKAPLIISTTQLIGETFMPLLLDKISQTANAELDIRIKEQNDLIPHLKDRRSDIAIVLDQSYDENLIVKKLFDYEIVLVSNKKLADSIKPEDLYKYKLIKDRTKYYLNDIFVKYGINYNDLKSAYVLEGSIMVKRAILNNFAEDYVAFLPKFLIEDHLKNERLFEIKINRIKLTRSVYVAALKENEDLLNSFLKIKNSFNF encoded by the coding sequence ATGATTAATGACTTTAGCAAAATTTACACCTTTATGGAGATAGTTAAAGAGAGAAGCTTTTCTAAGGCTTCAAAGACTCTTGGTATATCTCAGCCGGCTGTTACGCTTCAAATAAAAAAATTGGAAGAAATTTTACAAGCAACCCTGATAATGCGTAAAAAAAATGGAATAATTTTAACTAGAGAGGGTGAAAAATTTTATAAGCTTTGCCTTAGATTTGAAAGTGCAATGTTTAGATTTAAAGATGAAATTTCTCATATCAAAAACGATAAAGCCCCACTTATAATATCAACTACTCAGCTTATCGGAGAAACTTTTATGCCGTTATTACTTGATAAAATTTCACAAACTGCCAATGCGGAGCTTGATATAAGAATAAAAGAGCAAAACGATCTAATCCCGCACTTAAAGGATAGAAGAAGTGATATTGCAATAGTTTTAGATCAATCTTATGATGAAAATCTTATAGTAAAAAAGCTTTTTGATTATGAGATTGTTTTGGTTTCTAATAAAAAACTAGCCGATTCTATTAAGCCAGAAGATCTGTATAAATACAAATTGATAAAAGATCGCACGAAGTACTATCTAAATGATATTTTCGTAAAATATGGAATAAATTATAATGATTTAAAAAGTGCTTATGTGCTAGAGGGCTCAATAATGGTAAAAAGAGCAATTTTAAATAATTTTGCCGAAGATTATGTCGCCTTTTTACCTAAATTTTTAATTGAAGATCATCTAAAAAATGAGAGACTTTTTGAAATAAAAATCAATAGAATAAAGCTTACTCGTTCAGTTTATGTAGCGGCACTTAAAGAGAATGAAGATCTATTAAATAGCTTTTTAAAGATAAAAAATAGCTTCAATTTCTAG
- a CDS encoding M3 family oligoendopeptidase, translating into MTTWDLTPLFKNEKELEKSALSLKNECEKFEKKYLEDFLNLSTDQFLAAFNEYEQLLSKISKVTTYAFLVFAKDTSKGAFYAKFEEIATKAHENLLFFELKFNEFDDKKQKDIINTSKNNGYYLSNVAKTKAHQLSLKEEQVLLRTANTRADGFARLFDETMSNMKFKFQGKLLSEEEILSKLHDKDRNIRKAAAKSLSSELSRHQHLLGYIYNMIKTDLKTSCELRNFSSPEEPRHESNQISKKSVDALIKTTEANFSLVSKFYDKKRKILGFKKLYDYDRYAPLDEGRKYEFNECKEIVLKAFNDFSPKFGKIAQKAFDEGWIDAYPTANKRGGAFSHSGSLDAHPYVLLNHADGRRDLFTLAHELGHAMHQNLAYSVGYLNSDTPLTTAETASVFCEMLVFDYIKKDLSNKEKISLLAGKIEDIFATLYRQINFTTFERQVHAHDGEISLDELNKIWLKESVKMFGKSVTLNDYYKIWWSYIPHFIHTPFYCYAYSYAQLLVLALFGLYKSGKCKDFVKIYTEFLSLGGSKSPKDMVAKFGFDIEDSKFWNIGINEVKKLVKEFEEL; encoded by the coding sequence ATGACAACATGGGATTTAACTCCGCTTTTTAAAAACGAAAAAGAGCTTGAAAAAAGTGCATTAAGCTTAAAAAATGAGTGTGAAAAATTTGAAAAAAAATATTTAGAAGATTTTTTAAATTTAAGCACAGATCAATTTTTAGCGGCATTTAATGAGTATGAACAGCTACTTTCTAAAATTTCAAAGGTTACAACTTATGCATTTTTAGTATTTGCAAAAGATACAAGCAAAGGTGCTTTTTATGCCAAATTTGAAGAGATTGCCACAAAAGCTCATGAAAATTTACTATTTTTTGAACTCAAATTTAATGAATTTGATGACAAAAAGCAAAAAGATATCATTAATACCTCTAAAAACAATGGATACTATCTAAGCAATGTAGCCAAAACTAAAGCACATCAACTAAGCCTAAAAGAGGAGCAAGTTTTACTTCGTACTGCAAACACTCGAGCGGATGGATTTGCAAGGCTATTTGATGAGACGATGAGTAATATGAAGTTTAAATTTCAAGGCAAGCTTTTAAGCGAGGAGGAAATTTTAAGCAAACTTCACGACAAAGATAGAAATATAAGAAAAGCAGCCGCCAAAAGCCTTAGCAGTGAGCTATCTCGTCACCAGCATCTGCTTGGATACATATACAATATGATAAAAACTGATCTAAAAACAAGTTGCGAGCTAAGAAATTTTAGCTCTCCTGAAGAGCCAAGACACGAAAGCAATCAGATCAGCAAAAAAAGTGTAGATGCACTTATTAAAACAACAGAGGCGAATTTCTCTTTAGTTAGTAAATTTTATGACAAAAAACGCAAAATTTTAGGCTTTAAAAAACTATATGACTATGATAGATATGCACCGCTTGATGAGGGTAGAAAATATGAATTTAACGAGTGTAAGGAGATAGTTTTAAAGGCATTTAACGATTTTAGTCCAAAATTTGGCAAAATAGCCCAAAAAGCTTTTGATGAAGGCTGGATAGATGCCTATCCTACGGCCAATAAAAGAGGCGGGGCATTTTCACACTCAGGCTCATTAGATGCTCATCCTTACGTGCTTTTAAACCATGCGGACGGAAGAAGAGACCTGTTTACTCTTGCTCACGAGCTAGGTCATGCGATGCATCAAAATTTGGCATATAGTGTAGGTTATCTTAATTCCGACACTCCGCTTACTACGGCTGAAACAGCTTCAGTATTTTGCGAGATGCTTGTATTTGACTACATTAAAAAAGATCTTTCAAACAAAGAGAAAATATCTTTATTGGCAGGCAAGATAGAAGATATTTTTGCGACTCTTTATAGGCAAATAAACTTCACTACATTTGAACGCCAAGTTCATGCTCACGACGGAGAGATATCGCTTGATGAACTAAACAAAATTTGGCTCAAAGAGAGCGTAAAGATGTTTGGAAAAAGCGTTACTCTAAATGATTATTATAAAATTTGGTGGAGCTACATCCCTCATTTTATCCATACTCCATTTTATTGCTACGCATACTCCTATGCTCAGCTTTTAGTATTGGCTCTTTTTGGGTTATACAAAAGCGGAAAATGTAAGGATTTTGTAAAAATTTACACCGAATTTCTAAGCCTTGGAGGAAGTAAATCGCCAAAGGATATGGTCGCAAAATTTGGGTTTGATATAGAGGACTCGAAATTTTGGAATATAGGCATAAACGAAGTTAAAAAATTAGTCAAAGAATTTGAGGAGTTATAA
- the sstT gene encoding serine/threonine transporter SstT: MSGFSKIAKRFADGNLIVQILIGIIVGAIFGFWGNASGSEFADKILNGISVLGNLFVGALKAVAPILVFVLVATSIITKEFGEAKGMSKVVTLYLIGTFLAAVVAVAASFMFPVELVLKGVETATMSAPQNVIDVLKDLIFKMVQNPVQALSTGNYIGIITWAVGGGIAMRGCSSETKKVFVDVSEGVTKIVRFVIRLAPFGIFGLVAISIHETGFAALAGYMKLIAVLVGAMLFVAFVVNPMIVFVVTKKNPYALIMTCVRESAVTAFFTRSSAANIPVNMALCKKLGLREELYSISIPLGATINMAGAAVTISVLALAAVNSIDHITVTFADALLLSFISAIGACGASGVAGGSLLLVPLACALFGINNDIAMQVVAVGFIIGVIQDSVETAVNSSSDVVFTAIASETMK; the protein is encoded by the coding sequence ATGAGTGGATTTAGCAAGATTGCTAAGCGTTTTGCCGATGGAAACCTGATTGTTCAAATCCTAATCGGTATCATTGTTGGTGCTATTTTTGGCTTTTGGGGAAATGCAAGCGGAAGCGAATTTGCAGACAAAATTCTAAACGGCATTTCCGTTCTTGGTAATTTATTCGTAGGTGCTTTAAAGGCTGTTGCTCCTATTTTGGTTTTTGTATTGGTTGCAACCTCGATCATTACTAAAGAATTCGGCGAAGCAAAAGGCATGTCAAAAGTCGTTACGCTATATCTAATTGGAACTTTTTTGGCAGCTGTAGTTGCAGTTGCGGCTAGCTTTATGTTTCCAGTTGAGCTCGTTTTAAAAGGTGTGGAAACAGCGACCATGAGTGCGCCTCAAAATGTAATAGATGTATTAAAAGATCTTATTTTTAAAATGGTTCAAAATCCTGTGCAAGCCCTAAGCACAGGCAACTATATAGGCATTATTACTTGGGCTGTAGGCGGTGGTATAGCCATGAGAGGCTGCTCGAGCGAGACCAAAAAAGTATTTGTGGACGTAAGTGAAGGTGTGACTAAAATAGTTAGATTTGTAATCCGCCTAGCTCCATTTGGAATTTTTGGCCTTGTTGCCATCAGTATCCACGAGACAGGATTTGCGGCTCTAGCTGGATATATGAAACTAATTGCGGTTTTAGTAGGCGCAATGCTATTTGTAGCATTTGTTGTAAACCCTATGATCGTATTTGTAGTAACTAAGAAAAACCCTTATGCACTCATAATGACTTGTGTAAGAGAGAGTGCCGTAACAGCGTTCTTTACAAGAAGTTCAGCTGCGAACATACCTGTAAATATGGCGCTTTGTAAAAAATTAGGGCTTAGAGAGGAACTTTATTCTATATCTATACCTTTAGGTGCTACTATAAATATGGCAGGAGCTGCCGTAACCATCAGCGTTTTAGCCCTTGCTGCAGTAAATTCTATAGATCATATAACTGTTACTTTTGCAGATGCCTTACTCCTTAGCTTTATCTCTGCCATAGGCGCTTGCGGAGCTTCAGGAGTTGCCGGTGGATCGCTGCTTTTAGTTCCTCTTGCTTGCGCTCTTTTTGGAATAAATAACGACATAGCCATGCAAGTTGTTGCAGTAGGTTTTATAATAGGCGTTATTCAAGACTCTGTAGAAACTGCGGTAAACAGCTCTTCAGACGTTGTATTTACAGCGATAGCTTCAGAAACAATGAAATAA
- the metK gene encoding methionine adenosyltransferase: MYLFTSEVVSPGHPDKCADIIADSIVDSILMQDPNGRVASEVFVAGKNIIIGGEINSKVKLSFKDYEGIVKNALAKIGYDGKSNFTKEQCLHPDDIEVKVCINQQSSDINQGVDQADGEIGAGDQGIMFGFASCEAKEFMPAAITYARMLCDKVYKFAKVNPDKLGVDIKTQVTIDYDTKDNFENCRPQNIHTIVVSAPCVESMKIEELRSLIQELIDDTGLPKELYNKDKTIIYINPTGRYVNHSSLHDSGLTGRKLIVDSFGGYAPIGGGAQSSKDYTKVDRSGLYAARYIAKNIVAAGLAKKCIVQLSYAIGVAKPTSVSVDTMGTHINGINDDVLSHFVMENFPLTPRWITQKFGLDKPGKDTFLYAKVAAKGQVGNAKYPWEKLDSVEIFKSLVSK, translated from the coding sequence ATGTACCTATTTACGTCTGAAGTAGTAAGTCCTGGTCATCCCGATAAATGTGCCGATATTATCGCTGATAGTATAGTAGATAGTATTTTAATGCAGGATCCAAATGGTAGGGTTGCTAGTGAGGTTTTTGTTGCCGGTAAAAACATTATAATCGGTGGCGAGATAAACTCGAAGGTTAAGCTTAGCTTTAAAGATTATGAGGGTATAGTTAAAAATGCTTTGGCTAAAATCGGTTATGACGGCAAGTCAAATTTTACAAAAGAGCAGTGCCTACATCCTGATGATATAGAGGTAAAAGTTTGTATCAATCAGCAAAGTAGCGATATAAATCAAGGTGTAGATCAGGCTGATGGCGAAATAGGCGCAGGCGATCAAGGTATAATGTTTGGTTTTGCTAGTTGCGAAGCTAAGGAATTTATGCCAGCTGCCATTACTTACGCAAGAATGCTTTGCGATAAAGTGTATAAATTTGCTAAAGTAAATCCAGACAAGCTTGGTGTCGATATAAAGACTCAAGTTACAATTGATTATGATACGAAAGATAATTTTGAAAATTGCAGACCGCAAAATATTCATACTATTGTTGTTTCGGCTCCTTGTGTGGAGAGTATGAAGATAGAGGAGCTTAGATCTCTTATTCAAGAGCTTATAGACGATACCGGTCTTCCAAAAGAGCTATATAATAAAGACAAGACAATAATTTATATAAACCCAACCGGCAGATATGTAAATCACAGCTCTCTTCATGACAGCGGATTAACAGGTCGCAAGCTAATAGTAGATAGTTTTGGCGGATATGCCCCTATAGGTGGCGGTGCTCAAAGTTCAAAAGACTACACTAAAGTCGATCGTAGCGGACTTTATGCGGCTAGATATATAGCTAAAAACATAGTTGCAGCAGGACTTGCTAAAAAGTGCATTGTGCAGCTAAGCTATGCTATAGGTGTTGCAAAACCAACTTCTGTTAGTGTTGATACCATGGGAACACATATAAATGGCATTAATGATGATGTTTTATCGCATTTTGTTATGGAAAATTTCCCTCTAACTCCAAGATGGATAACTCAAAAATTTGGACTTGATAAGCCTGGTAAGGATACGTTTTTATATGCAAAAGTTGCCGCTAAAGGTCAAGTCGGAAATGCCAAATATCCGTGGGAGAAGCTAGACTCCGTAGAAATTTTCAAATCACTTGTATCTAAATAA
- a CDS encoding apolipoprotein N-acyltransferase, which yields MKKFLIKYFSTKIIRKAFFSAFLISNFIFVSIFDLAILNFISPFLAIYGFYTLLKFNKYEFFTTGFFVGILWFYWISFSLAYYGFGYLIPLEILFIGIVYGFMFFIAAIPPQIWLRAILLILISNLHPFNFNWLNFEAIFVVGIFKPNLYGFVFIFAAILSLFYIKTKLKFLAFITLLLFAVQYNDTKAKILPFEVALANTNVPQALKWEKSLKNEFINQNLKMIDEAINEGKRIIIMPESVFPTFMTHERNLVAELKEKSQKIAIVVGALAYENGQSYNSTFLFDKGEMKRFDKFVLVPFGEEIPLPNLMKNLINELFFDGSKDFKKANSVSDYEIDGVKIRNAICYEATRYELFKGEFDVMIAITNNGWFVPSTEPNLQRLLIKYYATKYNKTIYHSVNGSKSEIITPKESLIKKIFRSDLLKFLARS from the coding sequence ATGAAAAAATTTTTAATTAAATATTTTAGCACTAAAATTATAAGAAAAGCCTTTTTTAGTGCTTTTTTGATATCAAATTTTATATTTGTATCGATTTTTGACTTAGCAATACTAAATTTCATATCCCCTTTTCTTGCCATTTACGGATTTTATACGCTTCTTAAATTTAACAAATATGAATTTTTTACGACAGGATTTTTTGTAGGAATTTTATGGTTTTATTGGATTAGTTTTAGCCTTGCGTATTACGGATTTGGCTATCTTATTCCGCTTGAAATTTTATTTATCGGCATTGTGTATGGATTTATGTTTTTTATCGCGGCAATTCCTCCTCAAATTTGGCTTAGAGCTATTTTGCTCATTTTAATTTCAAATTTGCATCCTTTTAATTTCAACTGGCTAAATTTTGAGGCGATATTTGTGGTTGGAATTTTTAAGCCAAATTTATACGGTTTTGTCTTTATTTTTGCTGCGATTTTATCGCTATTTTACATAAAAACAAAGCTTAAATTTTTAGCTTTTATCACACTTTTGCTTTTTGCGGTTCAGTATAACGATACTAAGGCTAAAATTTTGCCTTTTGAAGTTGCTCTTGCAAATACAAACGTACCTCAAGCTTTAAAGTGGGAAAAATCGCTTAAAAATGAGTTTATAAACCAAAATTTAAAGATGATAGATGAAGCGATAAACGAAGGCAAAAGAATTATAATCATGCCCGAAAGCGTATTTCCTACATTTATGACGCACGAGCGAAATTTAGTAGCCGAGCTTAAAGAAAAATCTCAAAAGATCGCTATCGTTGTAGGAGCTTTGGCTTATGAAAACGGGCAAAGTTACAACTCGACTTTTTTATTTGATAAAGGCGAGATGAAGCGATTTGATAAATTTGTGCTAGTACCATTCGGTGAAGAGATTCCACTTCCAAATTTGATGAAAAATTTGATAAACGAGCTATTTTTTGACGGTAGCAAGGATTTCAAAAAGGCAAATTCAGTTAGCGATTACGAGATAGACGGAGTTAAAATTCGCAATGCAATCTGCTATGAAGCTACGCGATACGAGCTATTTAAGGGCGAATTTGACGTGATGATAGCTATCACAAACAACGGTTGGTTTGTGCCCTCAACCGAGCCAAATTTACAACGCCTTTTGATTAAATATTACGCCACTAAATATAATAAAACAATTTACCACAGCGTAAACGGCTCAAAAAGCGAGATCATAACCCCAAAAGAAAGTTTGATAAAGAAAATTTTTAGAAGTGATTTATTAAAATTTCTTGCCCGTAGCTAG
- the yajC gene encoding preprotein translocase subunit YajC: protein MQEGNFLASLLPLIVLFAIFYFLVIRPQQKQQKEHQKMLAALEKGDKIITSGGLYCEVIKPEDDFIKVKLNDDVIVRISRDFVARKIETKVNA, encoded by the coding sequence ATGCAAGAAGGCAATTTTTTAGCTTCATTACTACCTCTGATCGTGCTTTTCGCGATTTTTTACTTTTTGGTTATTAGACCGCAGCAAAAACAGCAAAAAGAGCATCAAAAGATGCTTGCAGCCCTAGAAAAAGGTGATAAGATCATTACTTCTGGCGGACTTTACTGCGAGGTTATCAAACCAGAAGATGATTTTATCAAAGTTAAACTTAACGATGATGTAATAGTGCGTATAAGCCGTGACTTTGTTGCCAGAAAAATCGAGACTAAAGTCAATGCGTAG